A single window of Nasonia vitripennis strain AsymCx chromosome 4, Nvit_psr_1.1, whole genome shotgun sequence DNA harbors:
- the LOC107981799 gene encoding uncharacterized protein LOC107981799: MTEPWSVERLYLRQLLQNSEIPLPDITRRIKRFQIHEINCGRKYFGEYHHLFPILKMYPDKFKEYTRMKPSTFEYLLLHIKPTLTKNWCNLHTQPILEEERLVLTLRFLATGSSYTHLAFSFRMGVSTVCTVIEETMTVIWNKLQPIHMPIPTAYDFGKIADRFYNKWDFPHCVGAIDGRHIRIKKPANSGSLYYNYKKFFSIVLQAAVDADYRFITIDVGGYGHQSEGGTFKESKLYKALAKKILKIPEEDELPNSNTILPYCFVC; this comes from the exons ATGACTGAACCCTGGAGTGTAGAACGGCTATATTTACGGCAGCTTCTACAAAATTCAGAGATTCCTTTGCCAGACATAACCAGGAGAATCAAGCGATTTCAAATCCACGAAATAAACTGTGGAAGGAAATATTTTGGCGAGTATCATCACCTGTTTCCGATATTGAAAATGTATCCAGACAAGTTTAAGGAATACACAAGGATGAAGCCAAGTACCTTTGAGTATTTGTTACTACACATAAAACCGACTCTGACTAAAAATTGGTGCAACCTCCATACGCAACCAATTCTGGAAGAGGAGCGCCTTGTATTAACATTAAg GTTTCTAGCAACAGGAAGCTCATACACCCATCTGGCTTTTTCATTCAGAATGGGCGTATCCACTGTGTGCACAGTTATTGAAGAAACAATGACTGTCATTTGGAATAAATTACAGCCTATTCATATGCCAATTCCCACTGCATATGATTTTGGAAAAATCGCTGACAGATTCTACAATAAATGGGATTTTCCACACTGCGTTGGAGCTATAGATGGGCGACATATAAGGATCAAAAAGCCAGCAAATTCTGGCTCactatattataattataagaaatttttttcaattgtacTACAAGCTGCAGTTGATGCAGACTATAGATTTATAACTATTGATGTTGGAGGCTATGGCCATCAGAGCGAAGGTGGAACTTTTAAGGAATCTAAGTTATATAAAGCATTGGCAAAGAAAATACTTAAAATTCCAGAAGAGGATGAGCTGCCCAACAGTAATACCATCTTACCTTATTGTTTCGTTTGCTGA
- the LOC100679141 gene encoding uncharacterized protein LOC100679141 translates to MDYATEQLLISEIQANNILWNKTDSQYKNGRQKGKIWDSIAEKLRYKKETLKNKWLSLKNKYFHEKNLESMCRSGDSADDSYTSNWPHYQFLSDSTADLDPRSNLDKLFDPNFDVSEDDFQGTAPAYKAKSKPKKALKPKFCSTKKNQEMEKGNPQIIDKTRRDSLVESSQNVRNVLDNYLSDMSDDDILFFKTLASYVKKISRERILKFRNEVNNIVDKYAYEDKSKGGRQIYDSDNDDDCIIMSDSTTKKINVQGIHNIAIKKEKHVEPINCGTIKREPDFQPNPCFMTDKENYSEPNRCGTIKQEKDVPPFEYGINQQGYGPPLFGYNQNQSMQQHIPGQRYWDMMKYYQSQQHPFLLPVPYVEDRP, encoded by the exons ATGGATTATGCGACAGAACAATTACTAATTTCGGAGATACAAGCAAACAACATTTTATGGAACAAAACTGACTCGCAGTACAAAAACGGTCGCCAAAAGGGGAAAATTTGGGACAGTATAGCAGAAAAGCTACGATATAAGA AAGAAACTTTGAAGAACAAATGGctttctttgaaaaacaaatattttcatgaaaaaaactTAGAATCTATGTGCAGATCTGGGGATAGTGCTGATGATTCCTATACTTCTAACTGGCCACATTATCAGTTTCTGTCAGATTCAACAGCTGATCTTGATCCTCGTTCAAATTTAGACAAATTGTTTGACCCTAACTTTGACGTTTCTGAGGACGATTTTCAAGGGACTGCACCTGCTTACAAGGCAAAGTCAAAGCCAAAGAAAGCATTGAAGCCAAAATTTTGTAGTACAAAGAAGAATCAAGAAATGGAAAAGGGAAATCCGCAGATCATAGACAAAACCAGAAGGGATTCTCTGGTTGAAAGTAGCCAGAACGTTCGAAATGTCTTGGACAATTATCTTTCTGATATGTCAGACGATgatatcttatttttcaagacTCTCGCTAGCTACGTTAAAAAGATTAGTCGAGAACGTATTTTAAAGTTTCGTAATGAAGTGAATAATATAGTAGACAAATATGCCTATGAAGATAAATCAAAAGGAGGAAGACAGATTTATGATTCTGATAATGATGATG ATTGTATAATTATGAGCGATAGTACGACAAAGAAAATCAATGTTCAAGGCATTCACAATATTGCAATAAAGAAGGAAAAGCACGTTGAACCCATTAACTGTGGTACGATTAAGAGGGAACCAGATTTTCAACCTAATCCCTGTTTTATGACTGACAAAGAAAATTACTCTGAACCTAATCGATGTGGCACAATAAAGCAGGAAAAGGATGTTCCACCATTTGAGTATGGAATTAACCAGCAAG gATATGGTCCTCCATTATTTGGTTATAATCAAAACCAATCCATGCAACAACACATACCAGGTCAACGCTACTGGGACATGATGAAATATTATCAGTCACAGCAGCATCCTTTCTTGTTGCCGGTGCCATATGTGGAAGATCGACCATGA